The nucleotide sequence GACGATTTCGTCCTTCGCGGCGAGTTCCTTGGCGGTGTTGACCATGGCGGTTTGCGCTTCGGCCACGTCCTTGCCGCGCACCGGGCCCAACGCTTCGATTTCTTCCTTGAGCATTTTGCCCGCGCGTTCCGACATGTTCGAGAAGAACAGATCGCGCAGCGTTTCGTTCGCACCTTT is from Alphaproteobacteria bacterium and encodes:
- a CDS encoding flagellar motor switch protein FliG, producing KGANETLRDLFFSNMSERAGKMLKEEIEALGPVRGKDVAEAQTAMVNTAKELAAKDEIVLSKGGAGGADDLIY